Proteins from a genomic interval of Youhaiella tibetensis:
- a CDS encoding aspartate kinase, whose product MARIVVKFGGTSVANVERIRQSARHVKREIDAGHQVTVVVSAMSGKTNELVGWTREAAPIHDAREYDAVVASGEQVTAGLMAIVLSEMGIPSRSFSGWQVPIRTDDAHGAARITDIDPTTLDELMNAGWVPVITGFQGVAPSGRVTTLGRGGSDTSAVAVAAAVKADRCDIYTDVDGVYTTDPRIVPKAQRLNKIAFEEMLEMASLGAKVLMIRSVELAMAQKVRLVVRSSFDDPDAPQIAPDGTPGVPGTLVCDEDEIMEKQIVSGVTLAKAEAKITLRDVKDRPGVAAAIFGALADQSIVVDMIVQNISDDGATTDITFTVPDSDYDKAVRALQDAGDSIEYSRISGSKGGAKISVVGVGMRSHAGVASSMFKALAEKGINIQLITTSEIKTSVLIDDQYAELAVRALHTYYGLDKQDA is encoded by the coding sequence ATGGCCCGCATCGTTGTTAAGTTTGGTGGCACGTCCGTCGCCAACGTGGAGCGCATTCGCCAGTCGGCGCGCCATGTCAAACGCGAGATCGACGCCGGTCACCAGGTGACCGTGGTGGTCTCGGCCATGTCGGGCAAGACCAACGAACTGGTGGGCTGGACCAGGGAAGCCGCCCCGATCCACGATGCGCGCGAATACGACGCCGTCGTCGCCTCGGGCGAGCAGGTCACGGCCGGCCTGATGGCCATCGTGCTCTCGGAGATGGGCATCCCGTCGCGCTCGTTCTCGGGCTGGCAGGTGCCGATCCGTACTGACGACGCCCATGGCGCCGCGCGCATCACCGATATCGATCCGACCACGCTCGACGAGTTGATGAATGCCGGCTGGGTGCCGGTGATCACGGGCTTCCAGGGCGTGGCGCCTTCGGGCCGCGTGACGACGCTGGGCCGTGGTGGCTCGGATACGTCGGCGGTGGCCGTGGCGGCGGCGGTCAAGGCGGACCGCTGCGACATCTATACGGATGTAGATGGCGTCTACACCACCGATCCGCGTATCGTGCCCAAGGCGCAGCGCCTCAACAAGATCGCCTTCGAGGAAATGCTCGAGATGGCTTCGCTCGGCGCCAAGGTGCTCATGATCCGCTCGGTCGAGCTGGCCATGGCCCAGAAGGTGCGCCTGGTCGTCCGCTCCTCGTTCGACGATCCGGATGCCCCCCAGATTGCCCCAGATGGAACGCCCGGCGTGCCCGGAACCCTTGTATGCGATGAGGATGAGATCATGGAAAAGCAGATCGTTTCGGGCGTGACGCTCGCCAAGGCCGAGGCCAAGATCACGCTGCGCGACGTCAAGGACCGCCCGGGCGTGGCCGCCGCCATCTTCGGCGCGCTCGCCGACCAGTCGATCGTGGTCGACATGATCGTCCAGAACATTTCGGACGACGGCGCCACGACCGACATCACCTTCACGGTTCCCGACAGCGACTACGACAAGGCCGTGCGCGCGCTCCAGGATGCCGGCGACTCGATCGAGTATTCCCGAATCTCGGGCTCGAAGGGCGGCGCCAAGATTTCGGTGGTGGGCGTGGGCATGCGTAGTCATGCGGGTGTCGCGTCTTCCATGTTCAAGGCCCTGGCGGAAAAGGGCATCAACATCCAGTTGATCACGACTTCCGAGATCAAGACCTCGGTGCTGATCGATGACCAGTACGCCGAGCTTGCGGTACGCGCGCTCCATACGTATTACGGTCTGGACAAGCAGGACGCCTGA
- the ubiG gene encoding bifunctional 2-polyprenyl-6-hydroxyphenol methylase/3-demethylubiquinol 3-O-methyltransferase UbiG gives MTTTTIDNEEVAKFGAMAEEWWNPNGKFKPIHKFNPVRLTYIRDNAVLHFAKDPGARRPLEGLRVLDIGCGGGLLSEPMARLGADVVGADAAERNIKIAQVHAAQSDLEIDYRATTAEALAEAGEQFDIVLNMEVVEHVSDVPLYMKSCAQLVRPGGLMVVATINRTARAFALAIVGAEHILRWLPVGTHSYDKFLTPEEVTALIERNGMKVTDRTGVVYNPLRDAWRQSPDMAVNYMLLAEKPKTA, from the coding sequence GTGACCACCACCACGATCGACAACGAGGAAGTCGCCAAGTTCGGCGCCATGGCCGAGGAATGGTGGAACCCCAACGGCAAGTTCAAGCCGATCCACAAGTTCAATCCGGTGCGGCTGACCTATATCCGGGACAATGCCGTACTGCATTTCGCCAAGGATCCCGGCGCGCGTCGCCCGCTCGAAGGGCTGCGCGTGCTCGATATCGGCTGCGGCGGGGGCCTGTTGAGCGAACCCATGGCACGGCTGGGCGCCGATGTGGTGGGCGCTGACGCCGCCGAGCGCAACATCAAGATCGCCCAGGTCCACGCCGCCCAGTCCGATCTCGAGATCGACTATCGCGCCACCACCGCCGAGGCCCTGGCAGAAGCGGGCGAGCAGTTCGACATCGTGCTCAACATGGAAGTGGTCGAGCACGTCTCGGACGTGCCGCTCTACATGAAGAGCTGCGCCCAGCTCGTGCGACCGGGCGGCCTGATGGTGGTCGCCACGATCAACCGCACGGCCCGCGCCTTCGCGCTGGCCATCGTCGGGGCCGAGCACATCCTGCGCTGGCTGCCGGTCGGCACCCATTCCTACGACAAGTTCCTCACGCCCGAGGAAGTCACCGCGCTCATCGAGCGCAACGGCATGAAGGTCACCGACCGGACGGGAGTTGTGTACAACCCGCTTCGCGATGCCTGGCGTCAATCGCCCGACATGGCGGTCAACTATATGTTGCTTGCCGAAAAGCCCAAGACGGCCTGA
- a CDS encoding nuclear transport factor 2 family protein, producing MTDITSIANDYIALWNTQDAAGRAALLERGWAGDARYVDPLMAAQGHAEISALVAGVLGQFPGFRFTLLGQPQAHGVHGRFSWGLGPDGAEPVVEGTDFVELADGKLRRVTGFLDKVPAA from the coding sequence ATGACCGATATCACCAGCATCGCCAACGACTATATCGCGCTTTGGAACACCCAGGACGCAGCGGGGCGCGCCGCGCTGCTCGAGCGGGGCTGGGCGGGTGACGCCCGATACGTCGATCCGCTCATGGCCGCCCAGGGCCATGCCGAGATTTCGGCGCTCGTCGCCGGCGTCCTTGGGCAGTTCCCCGGCTTCCGCTTCACGCTCCTGGGGCAGCCGCAGGCGCATGGCGTCCATGGCCGCTTCTCCTGGGGGCTGGGGCCGGATGGGGCCGAGCCGGTGGTGGAAGGCACCGATTTCGTCGAGCTCGCCGATGGCAAGCTGCGGCGCGTCACCGGCTTCCTCGACAAGGTGCCGGCCGCCTGA
- a CDS encoding helix-turn-helix domain-containing protein, translated as MSTTATQPIGEKLRDWRQRRRLSQLDLALQAEISTRHLSFLETGRSRPSRDMVLRLADELDVPLRERNAMLLAAGFAPAFAERGLDDGALTPALSAIKTLLAAHEPFPALAIDRHWTLVAANRAVDALLALAAPGLREPPVNVLRLSLHPEGLAGHIENMAEWKAHLLHRLRRQFAETADPALPELIAELNAYPAGPRRAIEAGAIAVPLRLRLPGATLSFLSTTMVFGTPLDVTVSELAIETFLPADEATAAALRLMQATG; from the coding sequence ATGAGCACAACCGCGACCCAACCGATCGGCGAAAAACTGCGCGACTGGCGACAGAGGCGGCGCCTGAGCCAGCTCGATCTGGCGCTGCAGGCCGAGATTTCGACCCGCCACCTCAGCTTCCTCGAAACCGGGCGCTCGCGCCCCAGCCGCGACATGGTCCTGCGCCTGGCCGACGAACTGGACGTGCCGCTGCGCGAACGCAACGCGATGCTGCTGGCCGCCGGCTTCGCGCCGGCCTTTGCCGAACGGGGGCTGGATGACGGCGCACTGACGCCTGCCCTCTCGGCCATCAAGACGCTGCTCGCCGCCCACGAACCGTTCCCGGCCCTGGCCATCGATCGCCACTGGACGCTTGTCGCTGCCAATCGCGCCGTCGACGCACTCCTGGCCCTGGCCGCGCCCGGATTGCGCGAGCCGCCCGTCAACGTGCTGCGGCTGAGCCTCCATCCGGAGGGACTGGCAGGTCATATCGAGAACATGGCCGAATGGAAGGCACACCTGCTCCACCGCCTGCGCCGGCAGTTCGCCGAAACCGCCGACCCTGCCCTGCCCGAGCTCATCGCCGAACTCAACGCCTATCCGGCGGGACCGCGGCGCGCCATCGAGGCAGGCGCCATCGCCGTGCCATTGCGGCTGCGCTTGCCCGGGGCGACGCTATCGTTCCTGAGCACGACAATGGTCTTCGGCACGCCGCTCGACGTCACCGTCTCCGAACTCGCCATCGAGACATTCCTGCCCGCCGACGAGGCGACGGCGGCAGCGCTGCGCCTCATGCAGGCGACAGGCTAG
- a CDS encoding DUF1178 family protein, which yields MIHYSLVCQNDHKFDAWFASAAAFDAQSKRGIVTCPVCDSKQVHKGLMAPAVSRANSEKVSLSIGHPQHDQIRAALRAMRDKVVNEADYVGDKFAEEARKIHFKDVEARGIYGEATQDEVAALIEDGVDFMPLPNIPEDHN from the coding sequence GTGATCCACTATTCCCTCGTTTGCCAAAACGATCACAAGTTCGATGCCTGGTTCGCCAGCGCCGCCGCCTTCGATGCCCAGAGCAAGCGTGGCATCGTCACCTGCCCGGTCTGCGATTCAAAGCAGGTGCACAAGGGGCTGATGGCTCCCGCCGTGTCCCGTGCCAATTCCGAGAAGGTTTCGCTCTCGATCGGCCATCCCCAGCATGACCAGATCCGCGCTGCCCTCCGCGCCATGCGCGACAAGGTGGTGAACGAGGCCGACTATGTTGGCGACAAGTTCGCCGAAGAGGCCCGCAAGATCCATTTCAAGGATGTGGAAGCGCGCGGCATCTATGGCGAGGCCACCCAGGACGAAGTGGCCGCGCTCATCGAGGATGGCGTCGATTTCATGCCGCTGCCCAATATCCCGGAAGACCACAACTAG
- a CDS encoding carbon-nitrogen hydrolase family protein: MNTPIRIAAAQMRSGLEPAANLDALDALVASAVAGGAQYVLSPEVTVAFAENREGLARVAGPAEDNGDIARAAEIADAHGVYLHLGSLAVALPDGRFANRSILFGPDGAIIASYDKIHLFDATLPGLREYRESATYKGGDVAVVTPAAGFNLGMAICYDVRFPALFNALAGAGAEVISVPAAFTVPTGQAHWEVLLRARAIETGSYVIAAAQGGHHENGRATYGHSMIIDPWGTVVARIEGDEPGIIVADIDLGRVADARGRVPALANARPFSLSVNQSARKMPI; the protein is encoded by the coding sequence GTGAACACTCCCATCCGTATCGCCGCAGCGCAGATGCGCTCGGGCCTCGAGCCGGCGGCCAATCTGGACGCGCTCGATGCGCTGGTGGCTTCGGCCGTGGCGGGCGGGGCGCAATATGTGCTCAGCCCGGAAGTGACCGTGGCCTTCGCCGAGAACCGGGAGGGGCTGGCCCGGGTTGCCGGGCCCGCCGAGGACAATGGCGATATCGCCCGCGCCGCCGAGATCGCCGACGCCCACGGGGTCTACCTGCATCTGGGGTCGCTTGCCGTCGCGCTGCCCGACGGGCGGTTCGCCAATCGCTCGATCCTTTTCGGGCCCGATGGCGCGATCATCGCAAGCTACGACAAGATCCACCTCTTCGATGCCACCCTGCCGGGCCTGCGCGAATACCGCGAAAGCGCCACCTACAAGGGCGGCGACGTGGCGGTGGTGACGCCGGCCGCCGGGTTCAACCTGGGTATGGCCATCTGCTACGACGTGCGGTTTCCCGCCCTCTTCAACGCGCTGGCCGGTGCCGGCGCCGAGGTGATCTCGGTTCCGGCCGCCTTCACGGTGCCGACGGGGCAGGCGCATTGGGAAGTGCTGCTGCGGGCCCGCGCCATCGAGACGGGATCCTATGTCATCGCCGCGGCCCAGGGCGGCCATCATGAGAATGGCCGGGCCACCTACGGGCACTCGATGATCATCGATCCCTGGGGCACAGTCGTGGCCCGGATAGAGGGCGACGAGCCCGGAATCATCGTCGCCGATATCGATCTCGGGCGCGTTGCCGACGCCCGGGGCAGGGTGCCTGCGCTTGCCAATGCGCGGCCCTTTTCGCTAAGCGTTAACCAATCGGCGCGCAAAATGCCGATCTGA
- the grxC gene encoding glutaredoxin 3: MAKVEIYTTPTCPYCYAAKALLDDKGVQYEEITVLDPDLRAKMTERAHGRRTVPQIFVGDTHVGGYDDMAALDRQGNLDPLLQA, translated from the coding sequence ATGGCAAAGGTCGAAATCTACACCACGCCCACCTGCCCCTATTGCTACGCGGCCAAGGCGCTGCTGGATGACAAGGGCGTGCAATACGAAGAAATCACCGTCCTCGACCCCGACCTGCGGGCGAAGATGACCGAGCGCGCCCATGGCCGCCGCACCGTGCCGCAGATATTTGTCGGCGATACCCATGTGGGCGGCTATGACGACATGGCCGCGCTCGATCGCCAGGGCAATCTCGATCCGCTTTTGCAGGCTTAA
- a CDS encoding ComF family protein — translation MFALGPVGTALSRGGALLLDQLYPPTCLACHQPVVEAHTLCARCFAQLRPISAPFCPVLGIPLGAALGPGVLSAEAIADPPPFGRARAALVYNEAARRIVSRLKYGDQPELARFCARLMAPAGRDLWGGDPVLVPVPLHFGRRIERRYNQSAELAQALGKALGLRVDAALARRVRRTRQQVGLSGDQRRRNVAGAFATHPDLLGRLAGRPVVLIDDVYTTGSTLRALTHQLRRGGVHQIDVMTFARVVIGLDLPI, via the coding sequence GTGTTTGCGCTCGGCCCCGTGGGCACGGCGTTGTCGCGCGGCGGCGCGCTGTTGCTCGACCAGCTCTATCCGCCGACCTGCCTTGCCTGCCACCAGCCGGTGGTCGAGGCCCACACCCTGTGCGCCCGGTGCTTTGCCCAGTTGCGGCCGATCTCGGCGCCCTTTTGCCCCGTGCTCGGCATTCCCTTGGGAGCGGCCCTCGGGCCGGGTGTGCTTTCGGCCGAAGCGATCGCCGATCCGCCGCCCTTCGGCAGAGCGCGGGCGGCGCTGGTCTATAACGAAGCTGCCCGCCGCATCGTCTCCCGGCTCAAATATGGCGACCAGCCCGAACTGGCGCGGTTCTGCGCGCGGCTGATGGCGCCGGCCGGGCGCGACCTCTGGGGCGGCGATCCGGTGCTGGTGCCGGTGCCGCTCCATTTCGGCCGCCGCATCGAGCGGCGCTACAACCAGTCGGCGGAGCTGGCGCAGGCGCTTGGAAAGGCGCTGGGGCTGCGGGTCGATGCTGCCCTCGCCCGGCGCGTCCGGCGCACGCGCCAGCAGGTCGGGCTGAGCGGAGACCAGCGCCGCCGCAACGTTGCGGGGGCCTTCGCGACCCATCCGGATCTGCTCGGGCGCCTGGCCGGGCGGCCGGTGGTTCTCATCGATGACGTCTACACCACCGGCTCGACCTTGCGGGCCCTCACCCATCAGTTGCGGCGGGGCGGCGTGCATCAAATCGATGTCATGACTTTCGCCCGCGTTGTCATCGGGCTCGACTTGCCCATATAG
- a CDS encoding class I SAM-dependent methyltransferase: MTAPIVFDHELIARHLRRRKAGAEDFVTSLALYDLQDRLLAITRKFEQALIMGPDGAALPARGESHDGVFAFERVSTALPAPGMPLVDPEDLALPRTDYDLIVSIFDLQVINDVPGFLARIRRHLRPDGLLLAAAVGGNSLTELRQAFLAADAALSGGAFARVAPFIEVKDAGALLQRAGFALPVADVESHVVRYAHPMALMAELKALGASNPLADRPERMATASLVTTAAHAYQEMAADADGRVRATLEIIWMSGWAPHESQQKPLAPGSAKVSMASMLGNDPKA; this comes from the coding sequence ATGACCGCGCCCATCGTTTTCGACCACGAGCTGATCGCCCGCCACCTGCGCCGCCGCAAGGCCGGAGCCGAGGACTTCGTGACCTCGCTGGCACTCTACGACCTCCAGGACCGGTTGCTCGCCATTACCCGCAAGTTCGAACAGGCCCTGATCATGGGACCGGACGGCGCCGCCCTGCCGGCGCGCGGGGAGAGTCACGACGGGGTCTTCGCGTTCGAGCGCGTCAGCACCGCCCTGCCCGCCCCCGGCATGCCGCTGGTCGACCCCGAGGACCTGGCGCTGCCGCGCACCGACTACGATCTCATCGTCTCGATCTTCGACCTGCAGGTGATCAACGACGTGCCGGGCTTTCTCGCCCGCATTCGCAGGCACCTGCGGCCGGACGGCCTGCTGCTCGCCGCCGCTGTCGGCGGCAATTCGCTGACCGAGTTGCGCCAGGCGTTCCTCGCGGCCGACGCGGCGCTTTCGGGCGGTGCCTTCGCCCGCGTCGCTCCTTTCATCGAGGTCAAGGATGCCGGAGCCCTCCTGCAGCGCGCCGGCTTCGCCCTGCCGGTAGCGGATGTGGAGAGCCACGTGGTGCGCTACGCCCACCCGATGGCGCTGATGGCCGAGCTCAAGGCGCTGGGCGCCTCCAATCCGCTGGCGGACCGCCCCGAGCGCATGGCCACCGCCAGCCTCGTCACCACGGCGGCACACGCCTACCAGGAAATGGCGGCTGATGCCGACGGGCGCGTCCGCGCCACGCTCGAAATCATCTGGATGAGCGGCTGGGCGCCCCACGAAAGCCAGCAGAAGCCCCTCGCCCCCGGCAGCGCCAAGGTGAGCATGGCCTCGATGCTGGGGAACGACCCGAAGGCCTAG
- a CDS encoding Flp family type IVb pilin, which produces MLERTLKRFAADEAGATAIEYSLIAALIAMIAITAMIALGGGTSGLFNYVTEKTSAALTMP; this is translated from the coding sequence ATGCTGGAACGTACGCTGAAACGCTTTGCCGCCGATGAGGCCGGCGCGACCGCCATTGAATACAGCCTCATTGCGGCTTTGATCGCGATGATCGCCATCACCGCCATGATCGCGCTTGGCGGGGGTACGAGCGGCCTGTTCAATTACGTCACCGAAAAGACCAGTGCCGCGCTGACGATGCCCTAG
- a CDS encoding (deoxy)nucleoside triphosphate pyrophosphohydrolase, translating to MSEKSILLVVACALVDADRRVLIAQRPQGKNLAGLWEFPGGKLEPGEGPEEALIRELREELGIETKSACLAPLTFASHSYENFHLLMPLYVCRKWQGFPQAKEHSALKWVRPQALRDYPMPPADEPLIAPLCDLL from the coding sequence TTGAGTGAGAAATCCATCCTGCTGGTGGTCGCCTGCGCGCTGGTCGACGCCGACCGGCGCGTGCTCATCGCGCAGCGTCCGCAGGGCAAGAACCTGGCGGGCCTGTGGGAATTTCCCGGCGGCAAGCTCGAGCCCGGGGAGGGGCCCGAGGAGGCGCTCATTCGCGAGTTGCGCGAGGAACTGGGCATCGAGACCAAGAGCGCGTGCCTGGCTCCGTTAACATTCGCTAGTCACTCTTATGAGAATTTTCACCTCTTGATGCCACTTTACGTGTGCCGGAAATGGCAGGGATTTCCGCAGGCTAAGGAGCATTCGGCCCTCAAGTGGGTTCGCCCGCAGGCCCTTCGCGACTACCCCATGCCTCCGGCCGACGAGCCGCTGATCGCGCCACTTTGCGATCTGCTTTAG
- the argJ gene encoding bifunctional glutamate N-acetyltransferase/amino-acid acetyltransferase ArgJ, which yields MAHPVSPLAPKTYPELPEVPGARFATAEAGIKYKNRTDVLLVALDPGTSVAGVFTRSKCPSAAVDWCRQNLGGGAARGLVVNSGNANAFTGSKGRESVQKTAEIAARALGCGTGEIFLASTGVIGEPLDASKFEGVLDNLAGRLVSSPWMDPAKAIMTTDTFPKVATATVEIDGVEVVISGIAKGSGMIAPDMATMLSFVFTDAAIAAPVLQSLLAEQVRPSFNSITVDSDTSTSDTLMAFATGKAAERGVAPIESVEDPRAAVFGEALGDVLYELAMLVVRDGEGATKFVTVNVEGATSDESAFRIAKSIADSPLVKTAIAGGDANWGRVVMAVGKAGEPADRDRLSIRFGDLVVAEQGERSPGYDEAATSAYMRQEDLEIGVALGLGEGRATVYTCDLTHGYIAINGDYRS from the coding sequence ATGGCCCATCCCGTTTCGCCTCTCGCGCCCAAGACCTACCCCGAATTGCCGGAAGTGCCGGGCGCGCGCTTTGCGACGGCCGAGGCCGGGATCAAGTACAAGAACCGCACCGACGTGCTGCTGGTCGCGCTCGACCCGGGCACCAGCGTGGCCGGGGTCTTCACGCGCTCCAAGTGCCCGTCGGCGGCCGTCGACTGGTGCCGGCAGAACCTGGGCGGCGGCGCCGCGCGGGGCCTGGTGGTCAATTCAGGCAATGCCAATGCCTTCACTGGCAGCAAGGGGCGCGAGAGCGTCCAGAAGACCGCCGAGATCGCCGCCAGGGCGCTCGGGTGCGGGACCGGCGAGATCTTCCTCGCCTCGACCGGGGTCATCGGCGAGCCGCTCGACGCCTCCAAGTTCGAGGGCGTGCTCGATAATCTGGCCGGGCGGCTGGTCTCCTCCCCGTGGATGGATCCGGCAAAGGCCATCATGACGACCGACACCTTCCCCAAGGTGGCCACCGCCACCGTCGAGATCGACGGCGTCGAGGTGGTGATCTCCGGCATTGCCAAGGGTTCGGGCATGATCGCCCCCGACATGGCGACCATGCTCTCCTTCGTCTTCACCGATGCCGCGATCGCTGCGCCGGTGCTCCAGTCCCTGCTCGCCGAGCAGGTGCGTCCGAGCTTCAATTCCATCACCGTGGACAGCGATACCTCGACCTCGGACACGCTCATGGCCTTTGCCACCGGCAAGGCGGCCGAGCGCGGCGTGGCCCCGATCGAGAGTGTCGAGGATCCGCGCGCGGCGGTGTTCGGCGAGGCGCTGGGCGACGTGCTTTATGAACTGGCCATGCTGGTGGTGCGCGACGGGGAAGGCGCCACAAAGTTCGTGACGGTCAATGTCGAGGGCGCCACCAGCGACGAGAGTGCCTTCCGTATCGCCAAGTCGATCGCCGACTCGCCGCTGGTCAAGACCGCCATTGCCGGCGGGGACGCCAATTGGGGGCGCGTGGTGATGGCTGTCGGCAAGGCCGGCGAGCCGGCCGATCGCGACCGGCTCTCCATCCGCTTCGGCGATCTGGTGGTGGCCGAGCAGGGCGAGCGCTCGCCCGGCTATGACGAGGCGGCGACCTCGGCCTATATGCGCCAGGAAGACCTCGAAATCGGGGTGGCGCTCGGGCTCGGGGAAGGGCGCGCCACGGTCTACACCTGCGATCTCACCCATGGCTACATCGCCATTAACGGCGATTACCGCAGTTGA
- a CDS encoding TetR/AcrR family transcriptional regulator, whose amino-acid sequence MASNKAPERRASIGAQRNPASEEAILTAAAEILAEGGFGAFSIEAVARRAKAGKPTIYRWWPSKAALLLDVYQRQKTFDAQPDTGDVERDLAIFLKSLLSFWAEGPQGNIFRSIIAEAQSDPAAEKALSDYAADRRIHTGEIIRRAQERGQVPAETDASLLAETIAGFAWGRLLTGNANSPPEELERAVHQMVAGIIRP is encoded by the coding sequence ATGGCCAGCAACAAGGCACCCGAGCGCCGCGCCTCGATCGGCGCCCAGCGCAACCCGGCGAGCGAAGAAGCCATCCTCACCGCCGCCGCCGAAATCCTCGCCGAAGGCGGGTTCGGCGCCTTCTCGATCGAAGCGGTGGCGCGGCGCGCCAAGGCCGGCAAACCCACCATCTACCGCTGGTGGCCCTCCAAGGCCGCCCTGCTGCTCGACGTCTACCAGCGCCAGAAGACTTTTGACGCCCAGCCCGACACCGGCGATGTCGAACGCGATCTGGCGATCTTCCTCAAGAGCCTCCTCTCCTTTTGGGCCGAAGGCCCGCAGGGCAACATCTTCCGCTCCATCATCGCCGAGGCGCAATCGGACCCGGCCGCCGAAAAGGCGCTGTCCGACTACGCCGCCGACCGGCGCATCCACACCGGAGAGATTATCCGGCGCGCCCAGGAGCGTGGACAAGTTCCCGCCGAAACCGACGCATCCCTGCTTGCCGAGACCATCGCCGGCTTCGCCTGGGGCCGTTTGCTCACCGGAAATGCAAACAGCCCGCCCGAGGAACTCGAGCGGGCCGTCCATCAGATGGTGGCGGGAATTATCCGGCCTTAG
- a CDS encoding peptidylprolyl isomerase, with protein MTDRTPSRAVSPIARLGGVLMLGTALIFAPMSAMAQDAAANAAATAQPAAPTPDTVVAKVGDDTITEADISFASEDLAQELANVPPDQRKAFLLTVLIDMKVMAKAAKDAGMDQTDIFKRRLAYLEERALRRAYFAEKVTTAVTPEAVKTAYDKYVADFKPQDQVHARHILVSSEEDAKAIKKELDGGASFEELAKSKSIDPSAKQNGGDLGFFSAGQMVKPFEDAAFKLEPGQISDPVQSQFGWHIIKVEEKRKSAPPTIEQIGPQLQQQLMFKSFDDAIAALKQGVKIDIPDAALADAVKQQSQQAEEAAPN; from the coding sequence ATGACCGACCGCACCCCTTCCCGTGCCGTCTCGCCGATCGCCCGACTGGGCGGGGTGCTGATGCTCGGAACTGCCTTGATTTTCGCGCCCATGAGCGCGATGGCGCAGGACGCCGCCGCCAATGCCGCGGCCACCGCCCAGCCTGCAGCGCCGACCCCCGACACGGTGGTTGCCAAGGTGGGTGACGACACCATTACCGAGGCCGATATTTCCTTTGCGAGCGAAGATCTCGCCCAGGAATTGGCCAATGTTCCGCCCGATCAGCGCAAGGCTTTCCTGCTGACCGTGCTGATTGACATGAAAGTGATGGCCAAGGCCGCCAAGGACGCGGGCATGGACCAGACCGACATTTTCAAGCGTCGCCTGGCCTATCTCGAGGAGCGCGCGCTGCGCCGCGCCTATTTCGCCGAGAAGGTGACGACCGCCGTCACCCCGGAAGCGGTCAAGACCGCCTATGACAAATACGTCGCCGACTTCAAGCCGCAGGATCAGGTGCATGCCCGCCATATCCTGGTGAGCTCGGAAGAAGACGCCAAGGCGATCAAGAAGGAACTCGATGGCGGCGCCTCGTTCGAGGAACTGGCCAAGTCCAAGTCGATCGACCCGTCCGCCAAGCAGAACGGGGGCGACCTCGGCTTTTTCTCGGCCGGCCAGATGGTCAAGCCGTTCGAAGACGCCGCCTTCAAGCTCGAGCCCGGCCAGATTTCCGATCCGGTGCAGAGCCAGTTCGGTTGGCACATCATCAAGGTCGAGGAGAAGCGCAAGTCGGCGCCCCCGACCATCGAGCAGATCGGGCCGCAGCTCCAGCAGCAGCTCATGTTCAAGAGCTTCGATGACGCCATCGCCGCGCTCAAGCAGGGCGTCAAGATCGATATCCCCGACGCTGCTCTGGCCGATGCCGTCAAGCAGCAGTCCCAGCAGGCCGAAGAAGCCGCGCCCAACTAA